A portion of the Salminus brasiliensis chromosome 11, fSalBra1.hap2, whole genome shotgun sequence genome contains these proteins:
- the LOC140565225 gene encoding olfactory receptor 52K1-like: protein MVLTTIQGLPMGNISFTTFQLNGFYSLGEWRRFLFIPYFLMFLLCVIANSILLFLIISRRSLHSPMFVLIGVMAVLDLIMPTVFVPSMLLSFLFDWNQISLLGCLMQIFWVQIVGTFQSTLLLWMALDRFFAICRPLSYHEHMQITNFLKFVIVPVIRNLLINIMLVSLAGKLHFCMKNEIDHCFCEHMGLVQLACEDTSINNILGLTGTLIITTADFIIITISYAIIFTSVIKSGKSSSKALNTCITHIIVLIFGLVLVLVAFLAYRTKNNFSPNSRIFISTMYILFPCCFNPIIYGVRTKEIRLQFFKLFNSVKVFSQ, encoded by the coding sequence ATGGTACTGACCACCATTCAAGGTCTTCCTATGGGAAATATTTCTTTCACAACTTTCCAACTAAATGGTTTTTATTCTTTGGGAGAATGGCGACGCTTTCTGTTCATCCCATATTTCCTAATGTTTTTATTGTGCGTCATCGCAAACTCCATTCTGCTGTTTTTAATTATATCCCGGAGATCTCTGCACTCTCCAATGTTTGTATTAATTGGTGTAATGGCGGTTCTTGACCTGATTATGCCCACTGTTTTTGTGCCAAGTATGCTGCTTAGCTTTTTATTTGACTGGAATCAGATTTCACTGTTGGGCTGTTTAATGCAGATATTTTGGGTTCAGATTGTTGGCACATTCCAGTCTACTTTACTGCTGTGGATGGCTCTGGATCGATTCTTTGCTATATGCAGACCACTTTCTTATCATGAACACATGCAAATAACCAACTTTCTAAAGTTTGTTATTGTGCCAGTGATTAGAAACCTGCTTATAAATATCATGTTGGTCTCTTTGGCTGGAAAGTTGCATTTTTGTATGAAAAATGAGATAGATCACTGTTTTTGTGAGCACATGGGATTGGTCCAGCTAGCATGTGAAGATACATCTATTAATAACATACTAGGACTTACAGGtactttaataataacaactgcagattttattattattactatatctTATGCAATAATATTTACCTCTGTCATAAAATCAGGAAAGTCCAGCTCGAAGGCCCTCAACACTTGCATTACCCACATAATCGTTCTCATATTTGGTTTAGTGTTAGTCTTGGTAGCTTTTCTGGCATATAGAactaaaaataatttttctccCAATAGCCGTATTTTTATAAGCACAATGTACATACTGTTCCCATGCTGTTTTAACCCAATTATTTATGGAGTGAGAACAAAAGAAATTAGACTGCAGTTCTTTAAATTATTTAACAGTGTGAAAGTTTTTTCACAGTAA
- the LOC140565255 gene encoding olfactory receptor 52K1-like, which produces MSNMQYLPVQNISFTTFKLNGFHDLKEWRLILSVPYLFMFLLSTISNSFLIFVIVSQRALHSPMFVLIGLMAVVDLCMPIFFVPNMLLSFLFDWNWISLVGCLIQMFCIHYVGAFQSTLLLWMALDRLFAICRPLYYHKYMQIPNFLKFIIVPVIRNIILVTIMVSLAGKLHYCMKNEIDHCFCEHMAVVQLACGDISINNLVGLLAAFLIPTVDVVFITISYVIIFASVIKSGKSHLKAINTCVTHIMVITGTLVFALMAFLSYRTRNNFSPNSRIFISSMYALFPSCFNPVIYGVRTKEIRDSFLKFFNHAKVSTQ; this is translated from the coding sequence ATGAGCAACATGCAGTATCTTCCTGTGCAGAATATTTCATTCACAACTTTTAAACTGAATGGTTTCCATGATTTGAAAGAATGGCGACTCATTCTCTCTGTTCCttatctttttatgtttttgttgtctACCATCTCAAATTCATTTCTCATATTTGTGATTGTATCTCAGAGAGCTCTGCACTCTCCTATGTTTGTATTAATTGGTCTAATGGCCGTAGTGGATCTATGTATGCCAATATTTTTTGTCCCAAACATGCTGCTTAGCTTTTTATTTGACTGGAATTGGATTTCACTTGTGGGCTGTTTAATTCAAATGTTTTGTATTCATTACGTTGGTGCATTTCAGTCTACTTTACTGTTGTGGATGGCTCTGGATCGACTCTTTGCTATATGCAGGCCTCTTTATTATcacaaatatatgcaaataccCAACTTTCTAAAGTTTATTATTGTGCCAGTAATCAGAAATATAATCCTTGTTACTATAATGGTCTCTTTGGCTGGAAAATTGCATTATTGTATGAAAAATGAGATAGATCACTGTTTTTGTGAACATATGGCAGTTGTTCAGCTAGCTTGTGGAGATATTTCTATTAACAACTTAGTAGGACTTTTAGCTGCTTTTCTAATTCCAACTGTAGATGTTGTGTTTATTACTATATCTTATGTAATAATATTTGCTTCTGTCATAAAATCAGGAAAGTCCCACTTGAAGGCTATTAACACCTGTGTTACCCATATAATGGTCATCACTGGTACTTTAGTATTTGCCTTGATggcttttttgtcatatagaaCTAGAAATAATTTTTCTCCCAACAGTCGTATTTTTATCAGTTCAATGTATGCACTTTTCCCAAGCTGTTTCAACCCAGTTATTTATGGAGTGCGTACAAAAGAAATAAGAGACAGTTTTCTTAAATTCTTTAACCATGCAAAAGTGTCAACACAGTAA